In a single window of the Vibrio celticus genome:
- a CDS encoding beta-galactosidase, translated as MKLQRSALSILIAGTLVGGFVYTPQVEAQTAQANETTLNTAAKLDLTSDVIMDKMQPSHVTFKKQGHSLAVEFDAISESEANSKWPGLKIFAPDEKWDWNTQGGFSMEVENPTDAPLHFEIKLADTIGIMGATDHQLDLPVDLKPNEKRTIEFYFSGSAMEMPGYRGGKELNLRQLYEMTLYTVGPAEKQTLLIHNVDFLQGTGDLVQSEVRETKVIDAPIDIVAPVIAFNDTNLDMIERHTGSDVRIVEHNGKKALEVHYGTDEDYPTVKIAQDKPWDWSQYEDITLGFDLKYTGEAPIQLYVRVDDDVDVNLGGKADGVKHSRTGYVQLSPNDEGTYYFTLKNLDQTFDAGMRGLPPRKAYQAQQMGFGWGADELDTSNIVSIQLFQMNPQNEATLEISAVSLLPNLAADSKRFENLIDQYGQYKEENWNEKVTDDKQLTQRAKEDISLIKNATLMPDRSKFGGWKKGPKLDATGYFRTEKVKGKWTLVDPEGYLYFATGLDNIRLDDTFTTTGIGFSEVEKPDTANYRPSEISGVPYLDKKGEKTQLSDLRRNMFSWLPDYNDSLAQSYQYSKMIHDGPLDHGEVFSFYGANLQRKFAPDSFNDALTTWREVVLSRMMDWGFTSLGNWSDTGYYSNTKVPYTAHGWVVGNHQKIKTGNDYWGAMHDPFDPEFRTSVKTMAKGVAQDVVDSPWCIGIFVDNELTWGNMQFDANHYSLAIGALRLDAKDSFAKTAYVNALKKQYGEISALNTAWGEKLASWDDLSNGYQFSGEYTEAIKSDFSMFLTLHANEFFKIVSEEVKQELPNHLYLGSRFADWGVTPEATKAAAPYVDVMSYNLYAYDLQSKGDWSRLEELDKPSFIGEFAFGAMDSGMFHPGPISGESQQWRGDMFKHYMQSIVDNPYFVGAHWFQYLDSPVTGRAWDGENYNNGFVTVTDTPYQELVDAAKQFHTSLYESRYGDLK; from the coding sequence TTGAAACTTCAAAGATCTGCCTTATCGATTCTGATTGCTGGTACGCTCGTTGGCGGCTTTGTGTATACACCACAAGTGGAAGCACAAACAGCACAGGCCAATGAAACCACCTTAAATACCGCAGCAAAGCTTGATCTGACGTCCGATGTCATTATGGATAAAATGCAACCAAGCCATGTCACTTTTAAAAAGCAAGGGCACAGTCTCGCCGTTGAGTTTGATGCCATTAGCGAAAGCGAAGCCAACTCAAAATGGCCAGGTTTGAAAATTTTTGCACCCGATGAAAAATGGGATTGGAACACACAAGGTGGGTTCTCAATGGAGGTTGAAAACCCAACCGATGCCCCGCTACACTTCGAAATTAAGCTTGCCGACACCATTGGTATTATGGGTGCGACTGATCACCAACTCGATCTCCCTGTTGATCTTAAACCTAATGAAAAACGCACTATCGAATTTTATTTCAGTGGCTCAGCCATGGAAATGCCTGGCTATCGTGGGGGAAAAGAGCTCAATTTACGTCAATTGTATGAAATGACACTCTACACCGTTGGACCTGCAGAAAAACAAACGTTATTGATTCACAATGTCGATTTTCTCCAAGGAACGGGGGATTTAGTACAATCCGAAGTACGAGAAACAAAAGTGATCGATGCACCTATTGATATTGTTGCACCGGTCATTGCTTTTAATGACACCAATCTAGACATGATTGAGCGCCATACGGGTTCTGACGTTCGCATTGTGGAACACAATGGTAAGAAGGCGCTCGAAGTTCATTATGGTACAGATGAAGATTATCCAACAGTCAAGATTGCTCAAGATAAACCGTGGGACTGGAGTCAGTACGAAGACATCACTTTAGGCTTCGACCTCAAATATACTGGTGAGGCACCTATTCAACTCTATGTTCGTGTTGACGATGATGTGGATGTCAATCTCGGCGGTAAGGCAGACGGCGTTAAGCACAGTCGCACTGGGTACGTGCAGTTATCACCCAATGATGAAGGCACGTACTATTTTACCCTAAAGAACTTAGACCAAACGTTTGATGCCGGCATGAGGGGGCTGCCGCCGAGAAAGGCGTATCAGGCACAGCAAATGGGGTTTGGCTGGGGTGCAGATGAATTGGACACCAGTAACATTGTTAGTATTCAACTCTTCCAAATGAACCCTCAAAACGAAGCCACACTGGAAATATCGGCAGTATCTTTGCTTCCAAATCTCGCGGCAGATTCCAAACGATTTGAAAACTTAATTGACCAATATGGTCAATATAAGGAAGAAAACTGGAATGAAAAAGTCACTGATGATAAGCAGCTTACCCAACGGGCAAAAGAAGACATCAGCCTAATAAAAAATGCCACGTTAATGCCAGACAGATCAAAATTTGGTGGCTGGAAAAAAGGACCTAAACTTGACGCAACGGGCTATTTCCGCACAGAGAAAGTCAAAGGAAAGTGGACACTTGTTGATCCCGAAGGCTACCTTTACTTTGCGACTGGCCTCGACAACATTAGACTAGATGACACCTTTACCACCACAGGTATTGGTTTCTCTGAAGTAGAAAAACCAGATACCGCTAACTATCGTCCAAGTGAAATTTCTGGCGTTCCATATCTCGATAAAAAAGGAGAGAAAACTCAGCTTTCTGATTTACGACGCAACATGTTTAGCTGGCTTCCTGACTACAACGATTCTTTAGCACAGTCATATCAATACAGTAAAATGATCCATGATGGGCCTCTTGACCACGGTGAAGTCTTCTCGTTTTACGGCGCAAACCTACAACGAAAATTCGCACCTGACTCTTTTAATGACGCGCTAACCACCTGGCGAGAAGTGGTACTGTCTCGGATGATGGATTGGGGCTTTACTTCATTGGGAAACTGGTCCGATACCGGGTACTACAGCAATACGAAAGTCCCATACACCGCTCACGGATGGGTTGTGGGCAACCACCAAAAAATAAAAACCGGTAACGATTACTGGGGGGCAATGCACGACCCATTTGACCCAGAATTTAGAACATCGGTGAAAACCATGGCAAAGGGTGTTGCCCAAGATGTCGTTGACTCCCCTTGGTGTATTGGCATATTTGTTGATAATGAGCTTACGTGGGGCAATATGCAATTTGATGCAAATCATTACTCTCTAGCCATCGGAGCGTTGCGTTTAGATGCAAAAGATAGCTTTGCGAAAACCGCGTATGTCAACGCACTAAAAAAACAATATGGTGAGATTTCTGCACTCAATACCGCGTGGGGTGAGAAGCTGGCATCATGGGATGATCTTTCAAACGGTTACCAATTTTCTGGAGAGTACACTGAAGCCATCAAATCTGACTTCTCAATGTTCTTGACGTTGCACGCTAATGAATTTTTCAAGATTGTCAGTGAAGAAGTGAAGCAAGAACTACCAAATCATCTTTACCTTGGCTCTCGCTTTGCTGATTGGGGTGTCACACCAGAAGCTACAAAAGCGGCAGCACCGTATGTAGATGTGATGTCCTATAACCTATATGCCTATGATCTTCAGTCAAAAGGGGACTGGAGTCGACTCGAAGAGTTAGATAAACCAAGTTTTATTGGTGAGTTTGCCTTTGGTGCGATGGACAGCGGTATGTTCCATCCTGGACCAATCAGTGGTGAATCTCAACAATGGCGAGGTGATATGTTCAAGCATTACATGCAAAGTATTGTCGACAACCCATACTTTGTTGGCGCGCATTGGTTCCAATACCTCGACTCTCCTGTAACAGGGAGAGCATGGGATGGTGAAAACTACAATAACGGTTTTGTAACAGTAACTGATACGCCGTACCAAGAACTCGTCGACGCTGCGAAGCAATTCCATACATCCCTTTATGAGAGTCGTTACGGCGACCTAAAATAA
- a CDS encoding beta-galactosidase → MFSEHDTSISLFDFAEASIPSQFSFENIEAKIVSSGDGITASNHALKIHTHSKENFHTSIVLEPSDGEVWDWSLLPAFSFAFDATNVGQRSTQLFINLFDHKGQMHSRCANIPSQTSDTYLVELKGEFLKGKTNFDSGLRSNPASFETPFTYATWMWGLMNVDLTSIVKIELSIHGTLIDHDIVFDNFRLMLNPEPNPAFLEGVIDQYGQNRDASYSEKVTSDEDLLVRTNNELQQLKEGAMPDRGKFGGYIDGQRLKATGFFRTEKIEGKWSLVDPEGYPYFATGIDIIRLANAYTITGVDYDHNKVESRASDDVTPEDSKEKVTVPYAAKESAHIANKARRDIFQWLPSYEEPLGEHYAYMRELFEGPVERGETFSFYAANLQRKYGQNYLEKWREVTVDRMLNWGFTSLGNWTNPEFYRNEKIPFFANGWIIGDFKTVSSGDDFWAALPDPFDPVFRERARATVTQVREEIKETPWCVGIFIDNEKSWGRMGTIEGHHGIAIHTLGRDAVDCPTKLVFVDTLRAKYNTIEALNARWGTRIVSWDTLATGVKGLEHNEAQLEDYGMLLEVFASEYFRVVNEELKAQLPNHLYLGVRFADWGMTPDVVRAAAKHCDVISYNYYKEGLHPEPWKFLPEIDMPSIIGEYHIGSKDVGFYHPGLVCAANQQERSEMYESYMHTVIDNPYFVGAHWFQYIDSPIAGRSFDGENYNVGFVSTADVPYEPMVEAAQRLHSQMYKRRYQK, encoded by the coding sequence ATGTTTTCTGAACATGATACGTCAATTTCGTTATTTGATTTCGCAGAAGCAAGTATTCCAAGTCAATTTTCGTTTGAAAATATTGAGGCGAAGATCGTATCAAGTGGTGATGGAATTACGGCTAGTAACCATGCACTCAAAATTCATACTCATAGTAAAGAGAACTTTCATACGTCGATTGTCCTTGAGCCAAGCGATGGTGAAGTATGGGATTGGAGCTTGTTGCCTGCGTTTAGTTTTGCATTTGACGCCACCAACGTCGGTCAACGTTCAACACAGCTTTTTATCAATTTATTTGATCACAAAGGGCAGATGCACAGCCGTTGTGCCAACATTCCGTCTCAAACAAGTGACACGTATTTAGTCGAATTAAAGGGAGAGTTTCTTAAAGGAAAAACGAACTTTGATTCTGGCTTACGTTCCAACCCAGCCTCTTTTGAGACCCCGTTTACCTACGCCACTTGGATGTGGGGTTTAATGAATGTGGATTTGACGAGCATCGTCAAAATTGAATTGAGTATTCACGGTACTTTAATTGATCACGATATCGTCTTTGATAATTTTCGATTGATGTTAAACCCAGAGCCAAACCCAGCATTTTTAGAGGGTGTTATTGATCAATATGGTCAAAACCGTGATGCGTCTTATTCTGAAAAAGTCACCTCTGACGAAGATCTACTTGTTCGTACCAATAATGAATTGCAACAACTCAAAGAAGGTGCGATGCCGGATAGAGGTAAGTTTGGTGGGTACATCGATGGCCAACGCTTGAAGGCAACGGGTTTCTTTAGGACTGAAAAAATAGAGGGTAAATGGTCGCTGGTTGATCCGGAAGGCTACCCCTACTTTGCGACGGGGATTGATATCATTCGTCTTGCCAATGCTTACACCATTACTGGTGTTGACTATGACCATAATAAAGTAGAGTCACGCGCCTCCGATGATGTCACGCCAGAAGACTCAAAAGAGAAAGTTACGGTCCCATATGCTGCTAAAGAAAGTGCCCACATTGCCAATAAAGCGCGTCGTGACATATTCCAGTGGCTACCAAGTTATGAGGAACCATTGGGTGAACATTATGCCTACATGCGTGAGTTGTTTGAAGGCCCTGTCGAACGTGGTGAAACCTTCAGCTTTTATGCTGCCAACCTACAACGTAAATACGGACAAAATTATTTGGAAAAATGGCGTGAGGTCACGGTCGATAGAATGTTGAACTGGGGTTTTACGTCGCTGGGTAATTGGACAAATCCAGAATTTTACCGCAATGAAAAAATTCCTTTTTTTGCGAACGGTTGGATTATTGGTGACTTTAAAACGGTGAGCAGCGGTGATGATTTCTGGGCTGCCTTGCCTGATCCATTTGATCCAGTCTTCAGAGAGCGTGCTCGTGCGACGGTTACACAGGTACGCGAAGAGATAAAAGAAACGCCATGGTGTGTCGGCATCTTTATCGACAACGAGAAAAGCTGGGGCCGAATGGGCACCATCGAAGGTCACCACGGTATTGCGATTCATACCTTGGGTCGTGATGCAGTTGACTGTCCAACTAAATTAGTCTTTGTTGATACACTCAGAGCAAAATACAACACGATTGAAGCATTAAATGCGCGTTGGGGAACCCGCATTGTTTCATGGGACACTTTAGCCACTGGAGTTAAGGGGCTTGAGCATAATGAAGCGCAGTTAGAAGATTATGGCATGCTGCTTGAAGTGTTTGCTTCCGAGTATTTCCGTGTCGTAAATGAAGAACTCAAAGCACAATTACCCAATCATTTGTATCTGGGTGTGCGATTTGCGGATTGGGGGATGACCCCAGACGTGGTACGTGCAGCAGCGAAACACTGTGATGTTATTAGCTATAACTATTACAAAGAAGGGTTGCACCCTGAACCATGGAAATTCCTTCCCGAGATTGATATGCCGAGCATTATTGGTGAATATCATATTGGATCAAAAGACGTGGGTTTCTATCATCCAGGATTGGTCTGCGCTGCCAACCAGCAAGAGCGTAGCGAGATGTATGAGAGTTATATGCATACCGTCATCGATAATCCCTATTTCGTTGGGGCGCATTGGTTCCAATATATCGATTCACCTATTGCGGGACGTTCATTTGACGGCGAAAATTACAATGTAGGTTTCGTGTCTACTGCGGATGTGCCGTATGAACCGATGGTTGAAGCTGCGCAAAGACTTCATAGTCAAATGTACAAACGCCGTTATCAAAAATAA
- a CDS encoding zinc-dependent alcohol dehydrogenase — MYIPEKAKVAVLKDIKTIQFIEHPLPSIMDDEILVRIEGCGVCGTDVHEYRNDPFGIMPIVLGHEGTGEIVKLGRNIVSDTADKPVGIGSKIITSIIPCGECEPCVSTPGRTNLCENMGCYGLMGDQPENRFNGWFGEYLVLKPGSTFFNVSDFSLKERILIEPIAVAVHAVERAKTTHLINFASTVLIQGAGPIGLSVIAVLRTLGVQKIIAIDGQESRLRLAKELGATETINFMDFDDTADIVEQVKSLTNGRGASFAFQCTGVPAAASTALKLVARGGGLCEVGFFVDNGEATMNPHLDICNKEITLVGSWAYSPEDYPNAIECMKGIKRIGLPIEKLVTHEFPLDELGEAIETNIRMEGIKVITIN; from the coding sequence ATGTATATTCCAGAAAAAGCTAAAGTTGCTGTCCTTAAGGACATCAAAACAATTCAATTTATTGAACACCCTCTGCCAAGCATCATGGACGATGAAATCCTTGTCCGTATCGAAGGGTGTGGCGTATGTGGTACTGATGTCCACGAATACCGCAATGACCCATTCGGCATTATGCCGATAGTCCTTGGCCATGAAGGTACCGGTGAAATAGTTAAATTGGGCCGCAATATTGTATCAGATACTGCAGATAAACCAGTCGGCATTGGCAGCAAAATTATTACCAGCATCATTCCGTGCGGCGAGTGTGAGCCTTGTGTAAGTACTCCAGGCAGAACCAACCTTTGTGAAAACATGGGTTGCTACGGTTTGATGGGCGACCAGCCTGAGAACCGTTTTAATGGTTGGTTTGGTGAATACCTCGTCCTAAAGCCCGGGTCGACTTTCTTTAACGTATCAGATTTTAGCTTGAAAGAACGCATTCTTATTGAGCCGATCGCAGTCGCTGTCCACGCGGTAGAGCGCGCAAAAACCACACATTTAATCAACTTCGCTTCTACGGTTCTTATTCAAGGGGCGGGCCCTATTGGGCTATCTGTTATTGCGGTTCTCAGAACGCTTGGAGTGCAAAAGATCATTGCAATCGATGGTCAAGAATCTCGCTTGCGATTAGCAAAAGAGCTAGGGGCAACAGAGACAATTAACTTTATGGACTTTGATGATACAGCGGACATCGTTGAACAAGTCAAATCACTGACCAACGGCCGAGGTGCAAGCTTTGCGTTCCAGTGCACCGGGGTACCTGCTGCTGCCTCTACTGCCCTTAAATTAGTAGCGCGTGGTGGTGGTCTATGTGAGGTTGGCTTCTTTGTTGATAATGGTGAAGCAACCATGAATCCTCATTTGGATATCTGTAACAAAGAGATCACCTTAGTGGGCTCATGGGCATATAGTCCAGAAGATTACCCAAATGCAATAGAGTGTATGAAGGGCATTAAGCGTATTGGCCTTCCCATTGAAAAGCTCGTCACTCACGAATTTCCATTAGATGAGCTCGGTGAGGCAATCGAAACCAATATTCGCATGGAAGGCATTAAGGTGATCACGATTAATTAA
- a CDS encoding solute:sodium symporter family transporter — protein MVKVKKNTEKEDANSYFLAGRGLSGIIIASSLILTNLSTEQLVGLNAQSYTANMTPMAWEVCAALTLVLVALYLLPRYLSGGFSTIPDFIEDRYGKSTMYVCTFLFLFGYIFNLLPPILYTGSVALSGIFNVPEALDISYWGSLWVMVLALGFIGVSYAVFGGLKAITYADTFNGVELLIGGVILIPFFGLTALGHGSAVDGFQVLMTEHPEKLNAIGGADDPVPISTFFTGMLILNLFYWGTNQSIIQRALGAKNLAEGQKGVLGAGLVKLAGPFYLLLPGVIAFALFGDSLPSGEAAYPALVREVLPAPMLGFFAAVLFGAVLSSFNNVLHSTSTLFTLNVYKPLINSGASDTKLVKVGRTFSGVIGFGSIFVAPFIYYAPQGFFQYFQTINSFYMAPMCTIIVVGFITRRVPAIAANIGIAFFMISYALSMFVFKFDIHFLHLTGILFVVTAILMLIIGSIYPSASDYQPKVANVVELEHWKMAKPTAAVICIGVMMLYILFSPLGIAK, from the coding sequence ATGGTTAAAGTTAAAAAAAACACAGAGAAAGAAGATGCAAACTCGTACTTCTTAGCAGGAAGAGGCTTGAGCGGTATAATTATCGCGTCTTCACTCATCCTTACCAATCTTTCGACCGAACAACTCGTCGGATTAAATGCTCAAAGCTATACAGCAAACATGACCCCTATGGCGTGGGAGGTATGTGCTGCCTTAACCTTAGTTTTGGTTGCCCTTTATTTGTTACCTCGTTACCTAAGTGGTGGGTTTAGCACCATTCCAGATTTTATCGAAGACAGGTATGGAAAAAGCACAATGTATGTGTGTACTTTCTTATTTTTGTTTGGTTATATTTTTAATCTTCTTCCTCCCATTTTATACACAGGTTCTGTTGCACTAAGTGGGATATTCAATGTACCTGAGGCACTTGACATCTCCTACTGGGGCAGTTTATGGGTGATGGTTTTAGCATTAGGTTTTATCGGGGTCTCTTACGCCGTATTCGGTGGTCTGAAAGCCATTACTTATGCTGATACATTTAATGGAGTCGAACTGCTTATTGGTGGTGTCATTCTCATCCCTTTTTTCGGCTTAACCGCACTTGGACACGGAAGCGCTGTAGACGGTTTCCAAGTATTGATGACTGAACATCCAGAGAAATTAAATGCAATTGGTGGCGCTGATGACCCCGTGCCGATCTCAACCTTTTTCACTGGTATGCTTATTCTTAACCTGTTCTACTGGGGAACCAACCAGTCAATCATTCAACGTGCGTTAGGTGCTAAAAATTTAGCCGAAGGGCAAAAAGGAGTCCTTGGGGCTGGATTGGTTAAGCTTGCAGGTCCATTTTATCTCCTATTACCTGGTGTTATTGCATTCGCATTATTTGGTGATTCACTACCGTCTGGAGAAGCCGCTTACCCAGCGTTGGTTCGCGAAGTACTACCTGCGCCGATGCTTGGATTTTTTGCAGCGGTATTATTTGGAGCCGTACTGAGTTCCTTCAATAACGTACTTCATAGTACATCTACTCTGTTTACGTTGAATGTCTATAAGCCACTTATTAATTCAGGGGCGAGTGATACTAAATTAGTCAAGGTTGGGCGTACATTTAGTGGTGTCATTGGCTTCGGCTCCATCTTTGTAGCACCATTTATTTATTATGCTCCACAGGGTTTTTTCCAATATTTTCAGACAATTAATAGCTTTTACATGGCGCCAATGTGTACCATCATTGTCGTCGGATTTATCACTCGCCGAGTGCCAGCAATTGCAGCTAATATTGGTATCGCCTTCTTTATGATTAGTTATGCTCTTTCAATGTTTGTGTTTAAATTTGATATTCACTTCTTACATTTGACAGGCATTTTATTTGTTGTCACTGCCATTTTAATGTTAATTATTGGTTCGATTTATCCAAGTGCTTCTGACTATCAACCTAAAGTCGCGAATGTTGTAGAATTAGAGCACTGGAAAATGGCTAAACCAACGGCAGCCGTTATCTGCATTGGTGTGATGATGTTGTATATCTTATTTTCCCCTCTGGGCATTGCCAAGTAA
- a CDS encoding FG-GAP-like repeat-containing protein, whose amino-acid sequence MKEYKKNVLTLSLLGLLCILPVTSSASNAPVIVKPNHPLEFNETIDSAVKRLVLELDNQGEYATVSVYAGEQLLVDNMNVPSKGKQTISALVKFSNLGQVTLKVKSLTSSLVIHRLSLETVDDLIVPYYEDISVKAGLDKVSSLKYGGPSVVDINNNGFYDFVVNNHNEESSKLYWNNGDGTVTKHNKDLSRWYMHDLHGTSFADYDNDGDLDLILAQGGGNGRNPSRNNFYHNNNGEFVLYTGDVGIERGARGRGSKWGDFNKDGKLDFVMINERGLYKETPQHHFYENVGNGKFELRSVEGIENATPERALITDLNNDGIDDIILYGHRDAMSVWLGNGDFTFTNITSQFPKALRDAKQISAVVDLDIDNNGRTDLYFARGNEFEHGRGEAPSVDFDPETKQFSIKPRPYFGKDQWQFTANGPLKLDNYYFLGQNGFRHKDYPIFLGKDKLATAVPSGGEFEFSAEDAHGWPDDINKSGVYFGHIGNGQWKAALVRKGDIFWAYKFNLTGVTSYDLDFTPENRNLRDFLIRNDGDKFVDVSEEWQIPRGGNAQGVTTGDFNNNGKQDLLVYRWGNVNHRISDLMLLNNNGRFEAVTMHGASDVGGPGYGDMGQAFDFDMNGRTDILSGSEFGEWYLYSNQTEGIGNYALVRVGYSPKDNIDPIAATVTVKTADGKWRKRVGSAGEIFSQSLLNIVHFGVGDAKEIESIVVTWRNGESVEFNNKPVNKQYYTDQLDPESLSIESPFEHIRENTELSLRTIPSPINSDASVVWSSDNNDVLVVTQDGVVSAVGHTGQSATISASSQVTDLNTSRTFELVDWYPNPIQSLVISPEKTTLIEGETMTLDVAVAPAQADDETLSWSSSDDAIATVSSDGVINALSAGEVTIIVQSKVNTTIESATVLTVEPNIEGFVSIVGSDVYAQQPIVIKDNMTVKVDYHAGTENKVISADEGGLRIWLRHFQRKWLPQRDIVLVEAEAIDTESGHASFTIPLEGVVPTNELPEGHFYSLRATFTASDGTMHSHEIYPLNFVAK is encoded by the coding sequence ATGAAAGAATATAAAAAAAATGTACTAACCTTATCATTACTTGGGTTGCTTTGCATATTACCAGTAACGTCATCAGCAAGTAATGCTCCGGTTATAGTTAAACCTAATCATCCACTAGAGTTTAATGAAACCATAGATAGTGCTGTTAAACGACTTGTTTTAGAACTCGATAATCAGGGTGAGTATGCGACAGTGAGTGTTTACGCGGGTGAACAATTGCTTGTCGATAATATGAATGTACCATCAAAAGGAAAACAAACCATATCGGCATTGGTGAAATTTTCAAATTTAGGTCAGGTAACATTAAAAGTAAAATCACTCACCTCCTCATTAGTCATTCATCGCTTAAGTTTAGAGACTGTGGATGACCTCATAGTACCTTATTATGAGGATATTTCAGTAAAAGCAGGGCTTGATAAGGTCAGTTCACTTAAATATGGTGGACCGTCAGTTGTTGATATAAACAATAATGGCTTTTACGATTTTGTTGTTAATAATCATAATGAAGAAAGTAGTAAACTATATTGGAACAATGGTGATGGTACCGTAACAAAACATAATAAAGACCTTTCTCGTTGGTACATGCATGACTTACACGGTACGTCATTTGCAGACTACGATAATGACGGTGATTTAGATCTAATATTAGCGCAAGGCGGCGGTAACGGTAGAAATCCATCGAGGAACAATTTTTACCACAATAATAACGGCGAATTTGTGCTTTACACCGGTGATGTTGGTATTGAAAGAGGCGCTCGAGGTCGAGGGTCTAAATGGGGAGACTTCAATAAAGATGGCAAGCTCGATTTTGTCATGATTAATGAAAGAGGACTGTACAAAGAAACGCCGCAGCATCATTTTTATGAAAATGTTGGGAACGGGAAGTTTGAACTTCGTTCAGTTGAAGGCATTGAAAATGCAACCCCAGAACGGGCATTAATTACCGATTTAAATAACGACGGGATTGATGACATCATTCTCTATGGTCACCGTGATGCGATGTCTGTGTGGTTAGGAAATGGCGACTTTACATTTACTAACATCACTTCTCAGTTTCCTAAAGCACTTCGCGATGCCAAACAAATTTCTGCCGTGGTTGATTTAGACATTGATAACAACGGCAGAACCGATTTGTATTTCGCTCGTGGCAATGAGTTTGAACACGGTCGAGGAGAAGCACCGTCGGTTGATTTTGACCCGGAAACGAAACAGTTTTCCATTAAGCCACGCCCTTATTTTGGTAAAGATCAGTGGCAGTTTACGGCGAATGGCCCCTTGAAACTGGATAACTACTATTTCCTTGGACAAAACGGGTTTCGTCACAAAGATTATCCGATATTTTTGGGTAAAGACAAACTGGCGACGGCAGTTCCTTCAGGTGGAGAGTTTGAATTCTCTGCTGAAGATGCACATGGTTGGCCTGATGATATCAATAAGAGTGGTGTCTATTTTGGACACATAGGAAACGGGCAGTGGAAAGCCGCATTAGTTCGTAAAGGGGATATTTTTTGGGCATACAAATTTAATCTGACAGGGGTGACTTCTTACGACTTAGATTTTACGCCAGAAAATCGAAATCTTAGAGATTTCTTGATTCGAAATGATGGCGATAAATTCGTTGATGTGTCCGAAGAGTGGCAGATTCCTCGTGGTGGTAATGCGCAAGGAGTGACGACGGGGGATTTTAATAACAATGGTAAGCAAGATCTTCTCGTGTATCGCTGGGGCAATGTTAACCATCGTATTTCTGATCTAATGTTGCTTAATAATAATGGTCGATTTGAAGCGGTCACTATGCATGGAGCGTCAGATGTCGGCGGTCCTGGTTATGGAGACATGGGGCAAGCGTTTGATTTTGATATGAATGGTCGAACCGATATTTTGAGTGGTAGTGAATTTGGCGAGTGGTATCTCTACAGTAACCAAACAGAAGGCATCGGCAACTATGCTTTGGTTAGAGTTGGCTATTCACCGAAAGACAATATTGACCCTATTGCGGCGACGGTCACAGTAAAAACAGCAGATGGAAAGTGGCGCAAACGAGTTGGGTCTGCGGGTGAAATTTTCTCTCAAAGTTTATTGAATATTGTTCATTTTGGTGTCGGTGATGCCAAAGAAATCGAATCCATTGTGGTGACCTGGAGAAACGGCGAATCTGTAGAGTTTAATAACAAACCGGTCAATAAACAGTATTATACCGACCAATTGGATCCTGAGTCGCTTTCGATTGAATCGCCGTTTGAACACATTCGAGAAAACACAGAACTTTCGCTTCGAACCATTCCGTCCCCGATAAACTCTGATGCTTCAGTGGTATGGTCAAGCGACAATAATGATGTCCTAGTTGTTACTCAAGATGGTGTGGTTTCTGCGGTTGGACATACGGGTCAATCTGCAACAATTTCGGCCTCAAGTCAGGTGACGGATCTCAATACTTCGCGCACATTCGAATTAGTGGATTGGTACCCGAATCCAATTCAATCTCTGGTGATCTCACCAGAGAAAACAACGTTAATCGAAGGTGAAACGATGACGCTTGATGTCGCGGTGGCTCCAGCTCAAGCGGATGATGAAACATTGAGTTGGTCAAGCAGTGATGATGCTATTGCGACGGTAAGCTCTGATGGCGTGATTAATGCTTTAAGTGCGGGTGAGGTGACTATTATTGTACAATCTAAGGTGAATACCACCATTGAAAGTGCAACCGTGTTGACCGTCGAGCCAAACATAGAGGGCTTTGTGAGCATTGTTGGCAGTGATGTGTATGCGCAGCAGCCTATTGTGATTAAAGACAATATGACGGTTAAGGTGGATTATCATGCGGGCACTGAGAATAAAGTTATCTCAGCAGATGAAGGCGGCTTACGAATTTGGTTGCGTCATTTTCAACGTAAATGGTTACCACAACGCGATATCGTGTTAGTGGAAGCTGAAGCGATTGATACCGAATCTGGGCATGCCAGTTTTACCATTCCTCTTGAAGGCGTCGTTCCAACTAACGAATTACCGGAAGGGCACTTCTACTCGCTTCGAGCGACATTTACCGCGAGTGATGGCACCATGCACAGCCATGAAATTTATCCGCTTAACTTTGTTGCTAAGTAA